From the genome of Uranotaenia lowii strain MFRU-FL chromosome 1, ASM2978415v1, whole genome shotgun sequence, one region includes:
- the LOC129738918 gene encoding general odorant-binding protein 99b-like — protein MQIANLIVLTSLLVVTTSGWRIQTIDDLLRQRSKCVRILDLQENADVSNGQMGLLDFPDDGSAKCMVKCIMNRMGLFNEKRGAHVGRLVRQMKFASSSSTKEIRDEIQSCADRDLEQEDGCDRAYALYQCIQNSNLLQLKSPEPEY, from the exons ATGCAGATTGCTAATTTGATTGTGCTAACGAGTTTGCTAGTTGTG ACCACCTCTGGATGGCGGATTCAAACCATCGATGATCTACTTCGACAGAGATCCAAATGCGTACGGATTTTAGATCTTCAGGAGAACGCCGATGTTAGCAATGGACAGATGGGATTGCTCGATTTCCCGGATGATGGCTCGGCCAAGTGCATGGTCAAATGTATCATGAACCGGATGGGATTATTCAATGAGAAACGAGGTGCTCATGTAGGCCGCTTGGTTCGACAAATGAAATTCGCATCTTCCTCCAGCACCAAGGAAATTCGAGATGAAATTCAGTCCTGTGCTGATCGAGACCTTGAGCAGGAAGACGGTTGCGATCGAGCCTATGCGCTGTATCAGTGCATTCAGAACAGTAATCTACTGCAGCTTAAATCTCCGGAACCGGAGTATTGA